The Salvia miltiorrhiza cultivar Shanhuang (shh) chromosome 1, IMPLAD_Smil_shh, whole genome shotgun sequence genome has a window encoding:
- the LOC131009935 gene encoding uncharacterized protein LOC131009935 has translation MLRSSTKNRIIPSLSKLKDFLESGHEVARLLKRSAWFLTTDLDESLMLNVEILKSCGIPMERIQHFLYIRPRCFLVKPHIMRKSVDKAIEIGASKASINFIFLVDLFALKSKKMWEVKWQSLRNLGFSDNDMHVILRKQPTVFAVSGNKIKNVIDLLVATSKYNMSSIVTCPSVLGCSIEKRLEPRLQILRLVDSRNLIAK, from the coding sequence atgttacgttcaagcacgAAGAATAGGATCATTCCTTCATTATCCAAGCTCAAAGATTTCCTCGAATCTGGTCATGAAGTGGCCAGACTTTTGAAAAGATCTGCCTGGTTTTTGACAACAGATTTGGATGAATCCTTAATGCTGAATGTGGAAATCCTCAAGAGCTGCGGTATACCTATGGAGCGTATCCAGCACTTCCTCTATATTCGGCCGAGATGCTTCTTGGTGAAGCCTCATATTATGAGGAAATCTGTAGACAAGGCCATAGAAATTGGGGCATCTAAGGCTTCtatcaatttcatttttcttgttGATTTATTTGCCCTTAAGAGTAAGAAGATGTGGGAAGTGAAGTGGCAAAGTCTCCGCAATTTGGGATTTTCTGATAATGACATGCACGTGATTCTTAGGAAGCAACCAACAGTTTTTGCGGTTTCtggaaataaaattaagaatgtGATAGATCTTCTGGTTGCTACCAGCAAGTACAATATGTCCAGCATTGTCACTTGCCCGTCAGTGCTCGGGTGCAGCATCGAAAAGAGGCTTGAGCCGCGGCTGCAGATTCTGAGACTTGTGGATAGTAGGAATCTGATTGCAAAGTAG
- the LOC130993070 gene encoding probable prolyl 4-hydroxylase 3, giving the protein MAKGRGNRHQGKRSSTVVLVLSMLLMLSVVLLMLLGLGILSLPIGSDDGLSAIGDHIKLKRLKIDVKNEGNGLGERTEQWSEILSWEPRAFLYHNFLSKEECEYLINLAKPHMVKSTVVDSKTGKSKDSRVRTSSGTFLRRGRDKVIRNIEKRIADYTFIPAEHGEGLQILHYEVGQKYEPHYDYFLDEFNTKNGGQRIATVLMYLSDVEEGGETIFPAAKGNFSSSLGLSECGKQGLAVKPKMGDALLFWSMRPDASLDPSSLHGGCPVIEGNKWSSTKWMHVGEYKV; this is encoded by the exons ATGGCGAAGGGGCGAGGAAATCGGCACCAGGGCAAGAGATCGTCTACTGTAGTTTTGGTGCTCTCGATGCTATTAATGCTATCAGTCGTGCTGCTGATGCTTCTCGGTCTAGgaattctctctctccccatTGGCTCCGATGATGGATTGTCAGCGATCGGAGATCACATCAAATTGAAACGCTTAAAAATAGACGt AAAAAACGAAGGAAATGGATTGGGGGAGAGAACGGAGCAGTGGAGTGAGATCCTGTCGTGGGAGCCTAGGGCTTTCTTGTATCACAACTTTTTG TCTAAGGAAGAATGTGAGTATCTGATAAATCTTGCTAAACCCCACATGGTAAAATCAACAGTGGTTGATAGCAAGACTGGCAAGAGTAAAGATAGCAG GGTTCGCACAAGTTCTGGAACATTCTTGAGGAGAGGTCGGGATAAAGTTATCAgaaatattgaaaaaagaatAGCAGACTACACTTTCATTCCTGCAG aGCATGGAGAAGGCCTACAAATTTTGCACTATGAAGTGGGGCAAAAGTACGAGCCTCACTATGACTACTTTCTTGATGAATTTAACACCAAAAATGGAGGACAACGCATAGCTACAGTGCTTATGTATTT GTCAGATGTTGAAGAAGGCGGTGAGACAATTTTCCCTGCTGCTAAGGGAAACTTTAGCTCTTCTCTAGGTTTGTCAGAGTGCGGTAAACAAGGCCTGGCTGTGAAACCGAAAATGGGTGACGCTCTACTTTTCTGGAGTATGCGCCCTGATGCTTCCCTAGATCCATCAAGCTTGCATG GAGGCTGTCCTGTTATCGAAGGGAATAAGTGGTCTTCTACAAAGTGGATGCATGTTGGTGAATACAAAGTGTAG
- the LOC130993062 gene encoding 5'-3' exoribonuclease 2-like produces the protein MDRYQKVEKPKVETPIDENEIRITSQGRMRSYITYAMTLLQEKGSDEVVFKAMGRAINKTVTIVELIKRRIVGLHQITAIQSTDITDTWEPLEEGLQILETTRKVSMVTITLSKKDLDMNNVGYQPPIPADQVKVSTELEYDGEGSPIGRGRGRGGRGRGRPRGGPAGNGYAPAEFDDGGYDRNRGYPRGRGRGRGRNFRGRGRGGYYQSDAQNDAGGRGRGGYYQSDAQNDAGGRGRGGYYQSDAQNDAGGYNQDAPRYNQDAPRGRGRGRGFRGRGRGFRPNGPVVAATS, from the exons ATGGATCGGTACCAGAAGGTGGAGAAGCCGAAGGTAGAGACGCCAATCGATGAGAATGAAATTCGGATTACAAGCCAGGGCAGGATGCGAAGCTACATCACTTACGCCATGACTCTGCTTCAG GAAAAGGGCTCAGATGAAGTAGTATTCAAGGCAATGGGCAGAGCCATCAATAAAACTGTTACAATTGTGGAGTTAATCAAG AGGAGAATTGTTGGTCTTCACCAAATTACAGCAATTCAATCCACTGATATAACTGACACATGGGAACCTCTGGAGGAAGGCCTCCAAAT TCTGGAAACGACAAGGAAAGTGTCAATGGTTACTATTACTCTCTCCAAAAAGGACTTGGACATGAATAATGTTGG GTACCAACCCCCCATACCAGCTGACCAGGTGAAGGTGTCAACAGAGCTCGAATATGATGGAG AGGGATCACCCATTGgccgaggaagaggaagaggtgGTAGGGGGAGGGGGAGGCCTAGAGGCGGCCCAGCTG GGAATGGATATGCACCTGCTGAGTTTGACGATGGGGGCTATGATCGAAACCGTGGTTACCCCAGGGGTAGGGGACGAGGTCGAGGTCGCAATTTCCGTGGCCGTGGCAGGGGAGGATATTATCAGTCAGATGCTCAGAATGATGCTGGTGGCCGCGGCAGGGGAGGATATTATCAGTCAGATGCGCAGAATGATGCTGGTGGCCGCGGCAGGGGCGGATATTATCAGTCAGATGCTCAGAATGATGCAGGTGGCTACAATCAAGATGCACCTCGCTACAATCAAGATGCACCTCGAG GCCGTGGCCGCGGTAGGGGTTTCCGTGGCAGGGGTCGTGGATTTAGACCTAATGGGCCTGTTGTTGCCGCCACTAGTTGA